Proteins encoded within one genomic window of Streptomyces sp. NBC_01314:
- the tilS gene encoding tRNA lysidine(34) synthetase TilS, whose protein sequence is MGPHPAVAAIRLAVRRVLHDLLTEHDTNTTPHAPARATPGAPSGTGAQPLPAPSTAVPPAAVPIGVRRSASARAGAPHLGTGAHERPLVLVACSGGADSMALASALAFEAPKLGVRAGGITVDHGLQPGSDLRAEEVALRLRELGLDPVESVAVTVGREGGPEAAARDARYGAIDAALERHGGTAVLLGHTRDDQAETVLLGLARGSGIRSLSGMAAVSGADGRYRRPFLQLDRQTARKACMVQSLPVWDDPHNADPAYTRSRLRHEGLPALEKALGKGVVEALARTARLSRDDADALDTWARQAEPAVRDAAGLLECAKLYALPPAVRRRILRRAAIEAGAPAGSLFARHIEEVDRLITGWRGQGAINLPGRVVAQRQGGRLVIRQG, encoded by the coding sequence ATGGGTCCCCACCCCGCGGTCGCGGCGATACGCCTGGCGGTCCGCCGCGTACTCCACGACCTCCTCACCGAACACGACACGAACACCACCCCGCACGCGCCCGCCCGCGCGACCCCCGGCGCGCCGTCAGGCACGGGCGCACAACCCCTGCCCGCGCCCTCCACGGCCGTACCCCCCGCGGCCGTGCCCATCGGCGTCAGGCGCAGCGCGTCCGCGCGCGCGGGTGCCCCGCACCTCGGGACCGGCGCACACGAGCGGCCGCTCGTGCTCGTGGCGTGCTCCGGCGGCGCCGACTCCATGGCGCTCGCCTCCGCCCTCGCCTTCGAGGCGCCCAAGCTCGGCGTCCGGGCCGGCGGCATCACCGTCGACCACGGTCTGCAGCCCGGCTCCGACCTGCGCGCCGAGGAAGTCGCCCTGCGCCTGCGGGAACTCGGCCTGGACCCCGTCGAGTCCGTGGCCGTGACCGTCGGCCGCGAGGGCGGCCCCGAGGCCGCCGCCCGGGACGCCCGCTACGGTGCCATCGACGCCGCGCTGGAACGCCACGGCGGCACCGCCGTCCTGCTCGGCCACACCCGCGACGACCAGGCCGAAACCGTCCTGCTCGGCCTCGCCCGCGGCTCCGGCATCCGCTCCCTGTCCGGTATGGCCGCGGTCTCGGGGGCCGACGGCCGCTACCGCCGCCCCTTCCTCCAGCTCGACCGGCAGACCGCCCGCAAGGCCTGCATGGTCCAGTCGCTGCCGGTGTGGGACGACCCACACAACGCCGATCCCGCCTACACGCGGTCCAGGCTCCGCCACGAGGGGCTGCCCGCCCTGGAGAAGGCGCTCGGCAAGGGCGTCGTCGAGGCCCTCGCCCGTACGGCCCGGCTCTCCCGGGACGATGCCGACGCCCTCGACACCTGGGCCCGCCAGGCCGAGCCCGCCGTCCGGGACGCCGCGGGCCTGCTGGAGTGCGCGAAGCTCTACGCCCTGCCGCCCGCCGTACGCCGCCGGATCCTGCGCCGGGCCGCCATCGAGGCCGGTGCTCCGGCGGGTTCCCTCTTCGCCCGGCACATCGAGGAGGTCGACCGTCTCATCACCGGCTGGCGCGGTCAGGGGGCCATCAATCTCCCCGGCCGGGTCGTCGCCCAGCGCCAGGGTGGCAGACTGGTGATTCGGCAAGGCTGA
- a CDS encoding zinc-dependent metalloprotease, whose amino-acid sequence MTRIGGAEMVDWNLAVATATRLVRPGPEVSRDDARAIVAELRRHAKASEGHVRAFTRMLPDTGDDTPVLVVDRPGWVRANVAGFRELLKPLLDKMQERRGNTPGGAVLGAVGGKVTGVELGMLLSFLSSRVLGQYETFAPATRELPAGENGGGRLLLVAPNIVHVERELDVHPHDFRLWVCLHEETHRTQFTAVPWLRDHLEGEIQSFLGETEVDPTTFLERIREAAQSLAGGRPEGEVGDDGHSIVELVQTPAQREILGRLTAVMSLLEGHADYVMDGVGPAVVPSVAEIREKFQQRRAKGASRLDQALRKLLGLDAKLRQYRDGERFVRAVVEQVGMDGFNRVWTSPNTLPTKAEIAKPADWVTRMHRKAES is encoded by the coding sequence ATGACTCGTATCGGTGGTGCCGAGATGGTCGACTGGAATCTCGCGGTGGCGACCGCGACCCGGCTCGTGCGGCCGGGCCCCGAGGTGAGCCGCGACGATGCCAGGGCCATCGTCGCCGAGCTCCGCAGGCACGCGAAGGCGTCGGAGGGACACGTGCGCGCCTTCACGCGGATGCTGCCCGACACGGGCGACGACACCCCTGTCCTCGTCGTCGACCGGCCCGGCTGGGTCCGGGCCAACGTCGCCGGCTTCCGGGAACTGCTGAAGCCGCTGCTGGACAAGATGCAGGAACGTCGCGGCAACACCCCGGGCGGGGCCGTCCTCGGCGCCGTCGGCGGCAAGGTCACCGGCGTGGAGCTGGGCATGCTCCTGTCGTTCCTGTCCTCCCGGGTCCTCGGCCAGTACGAGACGTTCGCCCCGGCGACCCGCGAACTCCCGGCGGGGGAGAACGGCGGCGGCCGACTGCTCCTCGTCGCGCCGAACATCGTGCACGTGGAGCGCGAACTCGACGTCCACCCCCATGACTTCCGCCTCTGGGTGTGTCTGCACGAGGAGACGCACCGGACGCAGTTCACGGCGGTCCCCTGGCTGCGGGACCACCTGGAGGGTGAAATCCAGTCGTTCCTGGGGGAGACCGAGGTCGACCCCACGACTTTCCTGGAGCGCATCAGGGAGGCCGCGCAGTCACTCGCGGGTGGTCGGCCCGAGGGAGAGGTGGGCGACGACGGTCACTCGATCGTGGAGTTGGTACAGACCCCCGCCCAGCGCGAGATCCTCGGCCGCCTGACCGCCGTCATGTCCCTCCTGGAGGGCCACGCCGACTACGTGATGGACGGGGTCGGTCCGGCCGTCGTGCCCTCGGTCGCCGAGATCCGCGAGAAGTTCCAGCAGCGACGCGCGAAGGGGGCCTCCCGCCTGGACCAGGCCCTGCGCAAACTGCTGGGCCTGGACGCCAAGCTCAGGCAGTACAGGGACGGCGAGCGGTTCGTACGGGCGGTCGTCGAACAGGTCGGCATGGACGGTTTCAACCGCGTGTGGACCTCCCCGAACACCCTGCCGACCAAGGCGGAGATCGCCAAACCGGCGGACTGGGTCACGCGGATGCATCGCAAGGCGGAGTCGTGA
- the dacB gene encoding D-alanyl-D-alanine carboxypeptidase/D-alanyl-D-alanine-endopeptidase produces MVVPEPKVWRAARTQVVRVARGVKPGLARVTRAVKPGAARVAQVVKPGVVRVTSAVTARSSQLTGNTKKLTNLQFTAGAATLGLVLSAGAVTAAGPWDSSGQRTAERDWAASRAGQGGADHGSGSGMSSGTAAGAPKPAPSAPSVLAGLGGASGAGSAPESAALAAALDPFLNSSVLGPRRAAAVVDVETGEQLYAQNANEALTPASTTKIATAVATLSAVGPDHRIETRTVLAPDSAEVVLVGGGDPTLTAHKDTGGYASLRTLADETAAALGKRHLNEITLTYDTSLYEGPEQHTIGENGNLALVVPLMADEARLNDSSSGSADRDRDPAAHATAKFADLLEQRGIKTKTDDSGRAPKDAEELAAVSSPPLSTLVERMLTNSDNDIAEALARQVALATGERPSFEGGAAAIKKELKTLEVPLEGVEFADGSGLSRGNRLTPALLTALLAESAAPSRPELRPVLTGLPVAGFTGTLRTRYSTDATGTGVVRAKTGTLSNVNTLAGTVVDADGRLLAFAFLATETELGNTDLAKKALTDATSALAMCGCR; encoded by the coding sequence GTGGTCGTGCCGGAGCCAAAGGTCTGGCGGGCCGCGAGAACGCAGGTGGTGAGGGTCGCACGTGGCGTGAAACCGGGGCTCGCGCGCGTCACGCGCGCCGTGAAGCCCGGTGCCGCGCGCGTCGCACAGGTGGTGAAACCCGGCGTCGTACGCGTCACGAGCGCCGTCACGGCACGCTCTTCGCAGCTCACGGGGAACACGAAGAAGCTCACGAACCTCCAGTTCACCGCCGGCGCGGCCACCCTGGGGCTGGTGCTCTCGGCCGGGGCGGTGACCGCCGCCGGACCCTGGGACTCCTCCGGTCAGCGTACGGCCGAGCGCGACTGGGCGGCATCGCGGGCCGGCCAGGGTGGCGCAGATCACGGAAGTGGTTCGGGCATGTCGTCCGGTACGGCGGCGGGGGCGCCCAAACCGGCGCCGAGCGCCCCCTCCGTACTGGCAGGCCTCGGCGGCGCCTCCGGAGCGGGTTCCGCGCCCGAGTCCGCCGCCCTGGCGGCCGCCCTCGACCCGTTCCTGAACTCCTCCGTCCTGGGCCCCCGCCGCGCGGCCGCCGTCGTCGACGTCGAGACCGGCGAGCAGTTGTACGCCCAGAACGCGAACGAGGCCCTGACCCCCGCCTCCACCACCAAGATCGCCACGGCCGTCGCGACCCTCTCGGCGGTCGGCCCCGACCACCGCATCGAGACCCGTACGGTCCTGGCGCCCGACTCCGCCGAGGTCGTCCTCGTCGGCGGCGGCGACCCCACCCTCACCGCCCACAAGGACACTGGGGGCTACGCGAGCCTGCGCACCCTCGCCGACGAGACGGCCGCCGCCCTCGGCAAGCGTCACCTGAACGAGATCACCCTCACCTACGACACCTCCCTCTACGAGGGCCCCGAGCAGCACACCATCGGAGAGAACGGCAATCTCGCCCTCGTCGTCCCCCTCATGGCCGACGAGGCCCGTCTCAACGACTCGTCCAGCGGCAGCGCGGACCGCGACAGGGACCCGGCGGCGCACGCGACCGCGAAGTTCGCCGACCTTCTGGAGCAGCGGGGCATCAAGACGAAGACCGACGACTCCGGCCGGGCCCCCAAGGACGCCGAGGAACTCGCCGCGGTCTCCTCCCCGCCCCTCTCGACGCTGGTCGAGCGCATGCTCACCAACAGCGACAACGACATCGCCGAGGCCCTCGCCCGGCAGGTGGCGCTCGCGACGGGCGAGCGGCCGAGCTTCGAAGGCGGCGCGGCGGCCATCAAGAAGGAACTCAAGACGCTCGAAGTGCCCCTGGAAGGCGTCGAGTTCGCGGACGGCAGCGGCCTCAGCCGGGGCAACCGGCTGACCCCTGCCCTCCTCACCGCTCTCCTGGCCGAGTCCGCGGCCCCCTCCCGCCCCGAACTCCGCCCCGTCCTCACCGGCCTCCCCGTGGCCGGCTTCACCGGCACTCTCCGCACCCGCTACTCCACCGACGCCACCGGCACCGGCGTCGTCCGCGCCAAGACCGGCACCCTGAGCAACGTGAACACCCTCGCCGGCACGGTCGTCGACGCGGACGGCCGCCTCCTGGCCTTCGCCTTCCTGGCCACGGAGACAGAGCTGGGGAACACGGACCTCGCCAAGAAGGCCCTGACAGACGCAACCTCGGCCTTGGCGATGTGCGGCTGCCGCTGA
- a CDS encoding inorganic diphosphatase — protein MEFDVTIEIPKGSRNKYEVDHETGRIRLDRRLFTSTAYPTDYGFVENTLGEDGDPLDALVILDEPTFPGCLIKCRAIGMFRMTDEAGGDDKLLCVPATDPRQEHLRDIHHVSEFDRLEIQHFFEVYKDLEPGKSVEGADWVGRTEAEAEVEKSYLRFKEQGGH, from the coding sequence GTGGAGTTCGACGTCACGATCGAGATTCCGAAGGGTTCGCGGAACAAGTACGAGGTGGACCACGAGACCGGTCGGATCCGCCTGGACCGTCGACTCTTCACCTCGACCGCCTACCCGACCGACTACGGATTCGTCGAGAACACCCTCGGCGAGGACGGCGACCCGCTGGACGCGCTGGTCATTCTTGACGAGCCGACGTTCCCGGGCTGCCTCATCAAGTGCCGCGCGATCGGCATGTTCCGGATGACGGACGAGGCCGGCGGCGACGACAAGCTGCTGTGCGTGCCGGCGACGGATCCGCGCCAGGAGCACCTGCGTGACATCCACCACGTCTCGGAGTTCGACCGCCTGGAGATCCAGCACTTCTTCGAGGTCTACAAGGACCTGGAGCCCGGCAAGTCCGTCGAGGGCGCCGACTGGGTCGGCCGCACCGAGGCCGAGGCAGAGGTCGAGAAGTCGTACCTGCGCTTCAAGGAGCAGGGCGGTCACTGA
- a CDS encoding threonine/serine exporter ThrE family protein, protein MGVTEPGKLGPEEDRKPVSDAAGGAFVPVGVVLGIDGDGSVTSEFAIPAGLDVPVGGPESEAQTTSEFALPEGLAPPEPVATEQEGSAFSVPRTYSARHAPVAFTPPGGVPIVSLTKDVPWQDRMRTMLRMPVAERPAPEPPARAEGDSGPAVPRVLDLTLRIGELLLAGGEGAEDVEAAMFAVCRSYGLDRCEPTVTFTQLSVTYQPSLVDDPVSASRIVRRRATDYTRLAAVFHLVDDLSDPESAISLEEAYRRLAEIRRNRHPYPGWALTVASGLLAGAASVLVGGGVVVFVAAALGAMLGDRLAWLCSGRGLPEFYQFLVAAMPPAAIGVALTVTHVDVEASAVITGGLFALLPGRALVAGAQDGLTGYYITASARLLEVLYLFVGIVVGVLLVLYFGVKLGAELNPDAALGSAERPLWQLGASMLLSLTFAVLLQQERSTVLAVTLNGGVAWAVYGAMHDAGRISPVASTAVAAGVVGLFGQLLSRYRFASALPYTTAAIGPLLPGSATYFGLLAFAQNDVDAGLVSLTKAGALAMAIAIGVNLGSEVFRLFLPGAARVGRKAAKRTRGF, encoded by the coding sequence GTGGGAGTGACGGAACCGGGGAAGCTCGGGCCGGAGGAGGACCGCAAGCCGGTGTCGGACGCGGCGGGGGGCGCGTTCGTGCCGGTGGGCGTCGTTCTGGGGATCGACGGCGATGGGTCGGTGACCTCGGAGTTCGCGATCCCGGCCGGGCTGGACGTGCCGGTCGGCGGGCCGGAGTCGGAGGCGCAGACGACCTCCGAGTTCGCCCTGCCGGAGGGGCTGGCGCCGCCCGAGCCGGTGGCGACGGAGCAGGAGGGGTCCGCGTTCAGCGTGCCGCGGACCTACAGCGCGCGGCACGCGCCGGTCGCGTTCACGCCGCCGGGCGGGGTTCCGATCGTCAGTCTGACCAAGGACGTGCCCTGGCAGGACCGGATGCGCACGATGCTGCGGATGCCGGTGGCGGAGCGGCCCGCGCCGGAGCCGCCGGCGCGCGCGGAAGGCGATTCCGGGCCCGCCGTGCCGCGGGTGCTCGACCTCACCCTGCGGATCGGCGAGCTGCTGCTCGCGGGCGGCGAGGGCGCGGAGGACGTGGAGGCGGCGATGTTCGCCGTGTGCCGGTCCTACGGCCTCGACCGCTGCGAGCCGACCGTCACCTTCACCCAGCTGTCGGTCACCTACCAGCCGTCGCTGGTGGACGACCCGGTCTCGGCGTCCCGGATCGTCCGGCGCCGGGCCACCGACTACACCCGGCTCGCGGCCGTCTTCCATCTGGTGGACGATCTCAGCGACCCGGAGAGCGCGATCTCGCTGGAGGAGGCCTACCGGCGGCTCGCGGAGATACGGCGCAACCGGCACCCGTATCCCGGCTGGGCGCTGACCGTGGCGAGCGGGCTGCTCGCGGGCGCCGCGTCGGTGTTGGTCGGCGGTGGGGTCGTGGTCTTCGTCGCCGCGGCGCTGGGTGCGATGCTCGGCGACCGGCTGGCCTGGCTGTGCTCGGGGCGGGGGCTGCCGGAGTTCTACCAGTTCCTGGTGGCGGCGATGCCCCCGGCGGCGATCGGGGTGGCGCTGACGGTGACGCACGTGGACGTGGAGGCGTCCGCCGTCATCACCGGTGGGCTCTTCGCGCTGCTGCCCGGACGGGCGCTGGTCGCGGGCGCCCAGGACGGTCTGACGGGCTACTACATCACCGCCTCCGCCCGGCTCCTGGAGGTCCTGTACCTCTTCGTGGGCATCGTGGTGGGGGTGCTGCTCGTCCTGTACTTCGGCGTGAAGCTGGGCGCCGAACTGAACCCCGACGCGGCGCTCGGCAGCGCCGAGCGGCCGCTGTGGCAGCTCGGCGCGTCGATGCTGTTGTCGCTGACCTTCGCGGTGCTGCTGCAGCAGGAACGATCCACCGTGCTGGCGGTGACCCTCAACGGGGGTGTCGCCTGGGCCGTGTACGGGGCCATGCACGACGCGGGCCGGATCTCGCCGGTCGCGTCCACCGCGGTGGCCGCGGGGGTGGTGGGGCTGTTCGGACAGCTGTTGTCGCGGTACCGGTTCGCTTCCGCGTTGCCCTACACGACCGCGGCGATCGGGCCGTTGCTGCCGGGGTCGGCGACGTATTTCGGGCTGCTGGCGTTCGCGCAGAACGATGTGGACGCGGGGCTGGTGTCGCTGACCAAGGCGGGGGCCCTGGCGATGGCGATCGCGATCGGGGTGAATCTCGGGTCCGAGGTGTTCCGGTTGTTCCTGCCCGGTGCCGCGCGGGTGGGGCGGAAGGCCGCGAAGCGGACCAGGGGGTTCTGA
- a CDS encoding DedA family protein has protein sequence MTTIALGPSWLDPDYLLDSFGIWGLLLIVFAESGLLIGFFLPGDSLLFTAGMLIATDVLDFPLWAAVVLICVSAILGDQVGYMFGKKVGPSLFKRPDSRLFKQENVTKAHEFFEKHGPKSLVLARFVPIVRTFTPIIAGVSGMRYRTFLIYNIVGGILWGAGVTLLGSWLGKIEFVRTNIEAMLILIVLISVLPIIFELLKARKAKKNQPQQSQQPPAAPAMDDATTQLRRIPPTEPQQQPYDPNQGYGNQGYGNQGYGNQGYDNQGYQQQGHQDHGYQQPQQQPYAQQYPQGNQYPPNQNQQGYQGQDYPQY, from the coding sequence GTGACGACGATCGCCCTCGGACCGAGCTGGTTGGATCCGGACTATCTGCTCGACTCGTTCGGTATCTGGGGCCTGCTCCTGATCGTGTTCGCCGAGTCCGGCCTCCTCATCGGCTTCTTCCTGCCGGGTGACTCACTGCTCTTCACGGCGGGCATGCTGATCGCCACCGATGTGCTGGACTTCCCGCTCTGGGCGGCCGTCGTCCTGATCTGCGTCTCCGCGATCCTGGGCGACCAGGTGGGCTACATGTTCGGCAAGAAGGTCGGCCCCTCGCTCTTCAAACGGCCCGACTCCCGCCTGTTCAAGCAGGAGAACGTCACCAAGGCCCACGAGTTCTTCGAGAAGCACGGTCCGAAGTCCCTGGTCCTGGCCCGCTTCGTGCCCATCGTGCGTACGTTCACGCCGATCATCGCGGGCGTCAGCGGCATGCGGTACCGCACGTTCCTCATCTACAACATCGTCGGCGGCATCCTCTGGGGCGCGGGCGTCACCCTCCTCGGCTCCTGGCTCGGCAAGATCGAGTTCGTCAGGACCAACATCGAGGCGATGCTCATCCTCATCGTCCTCATCTCGGTGCTCCCGATCATCTTCGAACTCCTCAAGGCGAGGAAGGCGAAGAAGAACCAGCCCCAGCAGTCCCAGCAGCCCCCCGCCGCCCCGGCCATGGACGACGCGACGACCCAACTCCGCCGCATTCCCCCGACCGAGCCCCAGCAGCAGCCGTACGACCCCAACCAGGGCTACGGCAACCAGGGCTACGGCAACCAGGGCTACGGCAACCAGGGTTACGACAACCAGGGCTACCAGCAGCAGGGCCACCAGGACCACGGCTACCAGCAGCCCCAACAACAGCCGTACGCCCAGCAGTACCCCCAGGGCAACCAGTACCCCCCGAACCAGAACCAGCAGGGCTACCAGGGCCAGGACTACCCGCAGTACTGA
- a CDS encoding MerR family transcriptional regulator, with protein sequence MSHTVGQVAGFAGITVRTLHHYDEIGLLVPSERTGAGHRRYGDGDLDRLQRILFYRELGFPLDEVATLLDDPEADPRTHLRRQHELLTARIEKLQKMAAAVEHAMEAQKMGINLTPEERFEVFGDKDPEQYAEEAEQRWGGTEAYAESQRRAATYTKEDWKRMQDEVADWGARYDALMAAGEQPTGEAAMNMAEEHRQHIGAWFYDCPYEMHQGLGEMYVSDERFKAFYDSTRPGLAEHLRDAINANAARRRP encoded by the coding sequence ATGAGCCACACCGTGGGACAGGTCGCCGGCTTCGCCGGGATCACGGTGCGCACGCTGCACCACTACGACGAGATCGGCCTCCTCGTACCGAGCGAGCGCACCGGCGCGGGCCACCGCCGCTACGGCGACGGCGACCTCGACCGGCTCCAGCGGATCCTGTTCTACCGGGAACTCGGCTTCCCCCTCGACGAGGTCGCGACCCTGCTCGACGACCCGGAAGCGGACCCGCGGACGCACCTGCGCCGCCAGCACGAGCTGCTGACCGCCCGGATCGAGAAGCTGCAGAAGATGGCCGCGGCCGTGGAGCACGCCATGGAGGCGCAAAAGATGGGCATCAACCTCACCCCCGAGGAACGGTTCGAGGTCTTCGGCGACAAGGACCCCGAGCAGTACGCCGAGGAGGCGGAACAGCGCTGGGGCGGCACGGAGGCGTACGCCGAGTCGCAGCGCCGCGCCGCCACGTACACCAAGGAGGACTGGAAGCGCATGCAGGACGAGGTGGCCGACTGGGGCGCGCGCTACGACGCCCTGATGGCCGCCGGCGAGCAGCCGACCGGCGAGGCGGCCATGAACATGGCCGAGGAACACCGACAGCACATCGGCGCGTGGTTCTACGACTGCCCGTACGAGATGCACCAGGGCCTCGGTGAGATGTACGTCTCCGACGAGCGCTTCAAGGCGTTCTACGACTCCACGCGCCCCGGTCTCGCCGAGCATCTGCGGGACGCGATCAACGCGAACGCGGCCCGTCGGCGCCCCTGA
- a CDS encoding glutamate decarboxylase has protein sequence MPLHRWDSDAQQDGGHRLAVNPFYGQANPVGGMTEAPPKHRLPDAPLAPSTAYQLVHDELMLDGNSRLNLATFVTTWMEPEAAVLMGECRDKNMIDKDEYPRTAELERRCVSMLADLWNAPDPNAAVGCSTTGSSEACMLAGMALKRRWMQRNADRYPSAGARPNLVMGVNVQVCWDKFCNFWEVEARQVPMEGDRFHLDPAAAAALCDENTVGVVGVLGSTFDGSYEPIAELCAALDDLQERTGLDVPVHVDGASGAMVAPFLDEELVWDFRLPRVASINTSGHKYGLVYPGVGWALWRSAAELPEELVFRVNYLGGDMPTFALNFSRPGAQVVAQYYSFLRLGREGYRAVQQSTRDVATQLAEQVGKFGDFRLLTRGDELPVFAFTTEEGVAAYDVFDVARRMREKGWLVPAYTFPENREDLSVLRVVCRNGFTSDLAGLFLEDLGSLLPELRRQSGPLVQEKGAATGFHH, from the coding sequence ATGCCACTGCACCGATGGGACAGCGACGCCCAGCAGGACGGCGGGCACCGGCTCGCAGTGAACCCCTTCTACGGCCAGGCCAACCCGGTCGGCGGTATGACCGAGGCCCCGCCCAAGCACCGGCTCCCGGACGCCCCACTGGCCCCCTCGACGGCGTATCAGCTCGTCCACGACGAACTCATGCTGGACGGCAACTCACGGCTCAACCTCGCCACTTTTGTCACCACGTGGATGGAGCCGGAGGCCGCGGTCCTGATGGGTGAGTGCCGGGACAAGAACATGATCGACAAGGACGAGTACCCGCGCACGGCCGAGCTGGAGCGGCGCTGTGTGTCGATGCTCGCCGACCTGTGGAACGCGCCGGATCCGAACGCCGCCGTCGGCTGCTCCACCACCGGGTCCAGCGAGGCCTGCATGCTCGCCGGAATGGCCCTCAAGCGGCGGTGGATGCAGCGGAACGCCGACCGGTATCCCTCGGCGGGCGCCCGGCCCAACCTCGTCATGGGCGTCAACGTCCAGGTCTGCTGGGACAAGTTCTGCAACTTCTGGGAGGTCGAGGCCCGGCAGGTGCCCATGGAGGGCGACCGGTTCCATCTCGACCCGGCGGCGGCCGCGGCGCTGTGCGACGAGAACACCGTCGGGGTCGTGGGCGTGCTCGGCTCCACCTTCGACGGGTCCTACGAGCCGATCGCCGAGCTGTGCGCGGCACTCGACGACCTTCAGGAACGTACGGGTCTGGATGTGCCCGTCCATGTCGACGGCGCGTCCGGCGCGATGGTCGCGCCCTTCCTCGACGAGGAGCTGGTGTGGGACTTCCGGCTGCCCCGGGTGGCGTCCATCAACACCTCCGGGCACAAGTACGGGCTGGTGTATCCGGGGGTCGGCTGGGCGCTCTGGCGGTCCGCCGCGGAGCTGCCGGAGGAGCTTGTCTTCCGGGTGAACTACCTGGGCGGGGACATGCCCACGTTCGCGCTCAACTTCTCACGGCCCGGGGCGCAGGTCGTCGCGCAGTACTACAGCTTTCTGCGGCTCGGGCGTGAGGGGTACCGGGCGGTGCAGCAGTCGACGCGGGACGTGGCGACACAGCTCGCCGAGCAGGTCGGGAAGTTCGGGGACTTCCGGCTGCTCACACGGGGGGACGAGTTGCCGGTCTTCGCCTTCACGACGGAGGAGGGCGTCGCCGCGTACGACGTCTTCGACGTGGCCCGGCGGATGCGGGAGAAGGGGTGGCTGGTGCCCGCGTACACGTTCCCGGAGAACCGTGAGGATCTGTCCGTGCTCCGGGTGGTGTGCCGCAACGGGTTCACGTCCGATCTCGCGGGGCTGTTCCTGGAGGATCTCGGGAGTCTGCTGCCCGAACTCCGGCGGCAGTCCGGGCCGTTGGTCCAGGAGAAGGGGGCTGCTACAGGGTTCCACCACTAG
- a CDS encoding PadR family transcriptional regulator, whose protein sequence is MSAIRLLVLGAVRQHGRAHGYQVRNDLEYWGAHEWSNAKPGSIYHALKQMAKQGLLLAHEIAPSTAGGPPRTEYEITDKGTEEYLRLVRESLTAYDQKPDILSAGLGTMVDLGREEVLGLLEERVRSIEKWRRSVTEYYTPEDGPGQLGHIGEIMNFWIHSADTGAEWTRDLIGRIRDGAYTFAGEGEPFVGVLAEGRQNPYTTGERHPGDDR, encoded by the coding sequence ATGTCAGCGATCCGTCTTCTCGTGCTCGGCGCCGTGCGCCAGCACGGGCGGGCCCACGGCTACCAGGTGCGCAACGACCTGGAGTACTGGGGCGCGCACGAGTGGTCCAACGCCAAGCCCGGCTCGATCTACCACGCCCTGAAGCAGATGGCGAAACAGGGACTGCTGCTCGCGCACGAGATCGCCCCCTCCACCGCCGGCGGACCGCCCCGCACCGAGTACGAGATCACGGACAAGGGCACCGAGGAGTACCTGAGGCTGGTGCGCGAATCCCTCACCGCCTACGACCAGAAGCCGGACATCCTCTCCGCCGGGCTCGGCACCATGGTCGATCTCGGCCGGGAGGAGGTGCTCGGACTCCTGGAGGAGCGCGTGCGTTCCATCGAGAAGTGGCGCAGGTCCGTCACCGAGTACTACACCCCCGAGGACGGACCAGGTCAGCTCGGCCACATCGGCGAGATCATGAACTTCTGGATCCACTCCGCCGACACGGGCGCCGAGTGGACCCGTGACCTCATCGGCCGCATCCGCGACGGCGCCTACACCTTCGCGGGCGAGGGCGAACCGTTCGTCGGCGTCCTGGCGGAGGGCCGGCAGAACCCGTACACGACAGGGGAGCGGCATCCGGGCGACGACCGCTGA
- a CDS encoding DinB family protein translates to MVTHVSAEAKGDERGALLAFVAEQRGGVRRALLGLTDEQASSRPSASELSLAGLLKHVAEVEQGWIARAKGEPPTTHRDESNWHECFVLTGDETVESQLAYYEKVAAATETFIRAVPSLDDTFELPKTSWNPKDEWLSMRWLCLHLIRETARHAGHADIIRESLDGATAFELVAKEQGTSWG, encoded by the coding sequence ATGGTCACGCACGTGAGCGCGGAGGCGAAGGGCGACGAGCGAGGGGCGTTGCTCGCCTTCGTGGCGGAACAGCGCGGTGGCGTCCGCCGCGCGCTGCTCGGACTGACCGACGAGCAGGCCTCCAGCCGGCCGAGCGCCAGTGAACTCTCCCTGGCCGGGCTGCTCAAGCACGTCGCCGAGGTCGAGCAGGGGTGGATCGCCCGGGCCAAGGGCGAGCCCCCGACGACGCACCGGGACGAGTCGAACTGGCACGAGTGCTTCGTCCTCACGGGCGACGAGACCGTGGAGTCGCAGCTGGCGTACTACGAGAAGGTGGCCGCCGCTACGGAGACGTTCATCCGTGCGGTGCCCAGCCTCGACGACACCTTCGAACTGCCGAAGACGTCCTGGAACCCGAAGGACGAGTGGCTCTCGATGCGCTGGCTGTGTCTGCACCTGATCCGCGAGACCGCCCGGCACGCGGGCCACGCCGACATCATCCGTGAGTCGCTGGACGGAGCCACCGCCTTCGAGCTGGTGGCGAAGGAGCAGGGGACGAGCTGGGGGTGA